A section of the Candidatus Poribacteria bacterium genome encodes:
- a CDS encoding FtsX-like permease family protein, translating into MKFRDAITAGIAHLVQNKLRAGLSILGIFIGIASVLCMIAIGDGAKLLIAQDIDTLGGANQVQFWTRTSIWKRRRLVRRTTERYTLEDALAIEAECPNVLYVLPKHEGYETFVTSRNGNQARPLLEGVTPDYAHGMRWKLQSGRFLSEGDIEDAKQVCVLGADTATELFGEESPIGQEVKVRYRWRGATVRLQVVGVMKPKGRSLSIWYSLDDALCVPLTTYQQRITGTRYLEDMVVFFEKGTDIDSIVDSVKHILRKRHRGKDDFIGLWIAKRTARRLDHIEKVIKITLGSIASFSLFVSGIGIMNICLVSVGEKTREIGLRKSVGAKRIHIFCQFLTESICLCLSGAVLGIAGGWMAAHGMAQLAVRIVQVVPEWPVVLSLPWILTSVIFSVFMGITFGVYPAILAAQLSPIEALRTES; encoded by the coding sequence ATGAAATTTCGTGATGCTATCACCGCAGGTATTGCGCATCTTGTCCAAAATAAACTCCGCGCCGGTTTGTCTATTCTCGGTATCTTTATCGGGATTGCCAGTGTGCTGTGCATGATCGCAATCGGCGATGGTGCGAAACTTCTTATCGCCCAAGACATCGATACCCTCGGCGGCGCAAACCAAGTCCAATTCTGGACACGGACCTCTATTTGGAAACGCCGACGGTTGGTTCGACGCACCACTGAACGGTATACCCTTGAGGACGCGCTTGCGATTGAGGCAGAATGTCCGAATGTTCTATATGTCCTGCCCAAACATGAAGGCTACGAAACCTTCGTTACCAGCAGGAATGGGAACCAAGCCAGACCGCTTCTGGAAGGTGTTACGCCAGACTACGCACACGGCATGAGATGGAAGTTACAGTCTGGTAGATTCCTTTCGGAGGGGGATATTGAAGATGCCAAGCAGGTGTGTGTCCTCGGTGCCGATACCGCTACTGAACTGTTTGGAGAGGAATCCCCAATTGGACAGGAGGTAAAGGTTCGGTATCGTTGGCGGGGAGCGACAGTCAGGCTACAGGTCGTGGGGGTGATGAAACCAAAGGGCCGCAGCCTCAGTATCTGGTATTCTTTAGATGATGCCCTTTGTGTTCCCTTAACAACATACCAACAACGGATCACAGGCACCCGCTATCTCGAAGATATGGTCGTCTTTTTTGAAAAAGGGACCGATATTGATAGCATCGTTGATTCGGTTAAGCACATTCTACGTAAAAGGCACCGAGGGAAGGATGACTTTATCGGACTCTGGATAGCAAAACGGACAGCCAGGCGACTTGACCACATTGAAAAAGTGATAAAAATTACTTTAGGGAGTATTGCCAGCTTTTCGCTCTTTGTCAGTGGCATCGGCATCATGAATATATGCCTCGTCTCTGTCGGTGAAAAGACGCGAGAGATAGGCTTGCGGAAATCCGTCGGGGCGAAACGGATTCACATTTTCTGTCAGTTCTTGACGGAATCCATCTGTCTCTGTTTGTCGGGTGCGGTGCTCGGCATTGCAGGAGGCTGGATGGCAGCACACGGTATGGCGCAACTTGCTGTCCGAATTGTACAGGTTGTGCCAGAATGGCCCGTTGTGCTCTCTTTGCCGTGGATATTGACCTCCGTTATCTTCTCAGTTTTCATGGGCATCACTTTCGGGGTCTATCCAGCGATACTCGCCGCTCAGCTTTCACCGATTGAAGCACTCCGCACCGAAAGTTAA
- a CDS encoding sulfatase-like hydrolase/transferase, whose protein sequence is MSTQQPNILIITTDQQRTDSLSCYGSAFTDTPHLDQFAAEGVCFERAYCANPVCTPARASIFSGRYVSRHGAWNVGMNVPEDETLLSHRLAEVGYRTHYIGKAHFQPFGASPAVSVETRGDTRRYPNFRGPYYGFETVELALGHATYGVAGHYGEWVRSCVSAETFASYSKATRLSERGFGGEAYDWDIPLKYHNSVWTADRTIDFLSNRDTSQPFLLAVGFQDPHHPHCVPTEFEARVDPAHVSLPDFVEGELDDKPPHFLEARYGQLEKSEIRGTFAIAGQGGGADYRKVSEADARLGRAYYYNMVKIIDQQMGRILECLDTYGLTENMLVLFTTDHGELLGDHGLWMKGPFHYEQLVRVPTLLRFPAMIPAGQRTQALFSHVDIVPTVLSAIGLPPPSNTDGVDVIPMLTGGTASTRDSVLVECVDDPRGLRLKTIVTDTRKLTWYCGHTYGELYDLEQDPSERVNQWENSAYAADRMYLMGRILETMEPLERRVERLSYA, encoded by the coding sequence ATGAGCACACAGCAACCGAATATCCTGATTATCACGACCGATCAGCAGCGGACAGATAGTTTGAGCTGCTATGGGTCAGCGTTTACAGATACACCGCATCTGGACCAGTTCGCCGCTGAAGGTGTCTGTTTTGAACGGGCATACTGTGCAAATCCAGTCTGCACACCCGCTCGCGCCTCAATTTTTTCGGGACGATATGTGAGTCGTCACGGGGCGTGGAACGTCGGCATGAACGTCCCTGAAGACGAAACCCTGCTGTCACATCGACTTGCTGAAGTCGGCTATCGCACGCACTACATCGGTAAGGCACACTTCCAACCTTTCGGCGCATCCCCGGCAGTGTCAGTTGAAACCCGCGGCGATACGAGGCGTTACCCGAATTTCCGGGGTCCCTACTATGGATTTGAGACGGTGGAACTGGCACTCGGTCATGCGACTTATGGCGTTGCGGGACATTACGGTGAGTGGGTGCGTTCGTGCGTTTCTGCGGAAACGTTCGCGAGTTACAGCAAAGCAACACGCCTGAGTGAACGGGGGTTCGGGGGCGAGGCTTACGATTGGGATATACCCCTGAAATACCATAATAGCGTCTGGACAGCCGATCGGACAATAGATTTCCTATCAAACCGAGACACCTCTCAGCCGTTCCTATTGGCGGTCGGTTTCCAAGATCCGCATCATCCACACTGTGTTCCAACTGAATTCGAGGCGCGCGTTGATCCAGCGCACGTCTCACTGCCGGATTTTGTCGAAGGCGAGTTGGATGACAAGCCGCCCCACTTTTTAGAGGCACGATATGGTCAGCTTGAAAAGTCGGAGATCCGTGGCACGTTTGCCATCGCGGGACAGGGTGGTGGTGCGGATTATCGCAAGGTCTCCGAAGCCGATGCCCGTCTTGGTAGAGCATACTATTACAATATGGTGAAGATTATCGATCAGCAGATGGGACGGATTCTGGAGTGTTTGGATACATACGGACTGACAGAGAATATGTTAGTGCTTTTCACGACCGATCACGGTGAACTTCTCGGTGATCACGGTCTCTGGATGAAGGGACCGTTCCATTATGAGCAGCTCGTCCGCGTGCCAACGTTGCTGCGATTCCCCGCAATGATTCCTGCTGGACAGCGGACACAGGCACTTTTCAGCCATGTTGATATCGTCCCGACGGTCCTCTCTGCAATCGGCTTGCCACCCCCATCAAATACAGATGGTGTGGACGTTATACCGATGCTTACAGGTGGGACGGCATCCACCCGAGATTCGGTATTGGTTGAATGTGTGGACGATCCGCGCGGCTTGCGACTCAAAACGATTGTGACGGATACACGGAAACTGACATGGTATTGTGGGCACACTTATGGGGAACTCTACGATCTGGAGCAGGATCCGAGTGAACGGGTCAATCAGTGGGAGAATAGTGCCTACGCTGCAGATAGGATGTATCTTATGGGTCGTATTCTTGAGACGATGGAACCATTGGAAAGAAGGGTTGAGCGGCTATCGTATGCGTAG
- a CDS encoding pentapeptide repeat-containing protein, whose amino-acid sequence MAQLTQNEIIKKCQAGESLSGENLANLDLANQPLIGADLSEANLSGTDLQNADLTDANLNDANLSGANLSGATLHRTYLVGSNLTDTNLEASNLCGAFLSGSLLCGTNFRGADLRRATLGCPRCEVSGPFGSLTSFENANLGEAIFGEIKLIGVVLLGANFKDAYLYEVDLSEAVYREADLEGAITKKGRN is encoded by the coding sequence ATGGCTCAACTCACACAGAATGAAATAATTAAAAAGTGTCAAGCCGGTGAATCTCTTTCTGGTGAAAATCTGGCAAACTTAGATTTAGCGAATCAACCGCTCATAGGTGCTGATTTATCGGAAGCGAATTTGAGCGGGACTGATCTACAGAACGCGGATTTAACGGATGCGAATCTCAACGATGCGAATCTTTCCGGCGCGAATCTTTCCGGCGCGACTTTACATCGGACGTATTTGGTCGGTTCTAATTTAACGGATACCAACCTTGAAGCATCGAATCTATGTGGTGCGTTTCTCAGCGGAAGTCTGCTTTGTGGGACGAACTTCCGAGGTGCTGATCTGCGTCGTGCTACCCTTGGTTGTCCAAGATGCGAGGTGTCGGGACCCTTCGGTTCACTCACCAGTTTTGAGAACGCGAACCTCGGAGAGGCAATTTTCGGTGAAATCAAGCTGATAGGTGTTGTCTTACTCGGCGCCAATTTCAAAGATGCATATCTATATGAGGTTGACCTCTCTGAAGCCGTCTATCGTGAAGCCGATCTTGAAGGTGCTATTACGAAAAAGGGGCGAAATTAA
- a CDS encoding glycosyltransferase family 2 protein, whose product MEPTLSIVIPIYNEVASLKELLQQVGSVEIGMKKELILVDDFSTDGTRDILKEIEAIQADSDEIRQYISVPQMPSNENAISDSEVPKSESSAENTSDISAKVFYHDVNKGKGATLRTGFQHITGEITLIQDADLEYDPEDYPKLLQPILTGEADVVYGSRFLEGRQTGLLRSYLANQFLTTLANIVNGTRLTDMETCYKVIRTSILKEISLYSDRFGFEPEITAKLARRKCKIVEVPISYRGRDYHEGKTVSWKDGVAAIFHILRFRFFS is encoded by the coding sequence ATGGAGCCTACACTATCCATTGTGATTCCGATTTACAACGAGGTTGCAAGTCTAAAAGAACTCCTGCAACAGGTCGGTAGTGTTGAAATCGGTATGAAAAAAGAGTTGATTCTCGTTGATGATTTTTCAACAGATGGCACACGCGATATTTTAAAGGAAATTGAAGCCATTCAAGCAGATTCAGACGAGATACGTCAGTATATCTCAGTACCCCAGATGCCCTCAAATGAAAATGCTATCTCCGATAGCGAAGTCCCGAAATCCGAAAGTTCCGCAGAAAACACCTCTGATATCTCCGCAAAAGTCTTTTATCACGATGTGAATAAAGGAAAAGGAGCAACTCTTCGGACTGGATTCCAGCATATCACGGGTGAAATTACTCTCATCCAAGATGCTGACTTGGAGTATGATCCAGAAGATTATCCTAAATTGCTTCAGCCTATCCTCACTGGAGAAGCCGATGTTGTATACGGCTCTCGGTTTCTGGAGGGGCGACAAACGGGATTGTTGCGCAGTTACCTCGCAAATCAATTTCTGACGACCCTTGCCAACATCGTCAATGGCACAAGGCTTACCGATATGGAGACTTGTTATAAGGTGATCCGAACATCAATTCTAAAGGAGATTTCGCTGTATTCGGATAGGTTCGGCTTTGAGCCTGAAATTACGGCGAAACTTGCCCGACGAAAGTGTAAAATCGTTGAGGTGCCTATCTCCTACCGCGGCAGAGACTACCATGAAGGGAAAACAGTGAGTTGGAAAGATGGTGTCGCCGCAATTTTTCACATCCTCCGTTTCCGATTCTTTTCATAG
- the larC gene encoding nickel pincer cofactor biosynthesis protein LarC: protein MKIAYFDCFSGISGDMTLGALVDAGVPPEMLREGLSTLKLDAEFSLHFEKAKKHSITGTKAIVEVHPAHTSHADSHHEHGHHHEHGPARHLSDIFKLLDDSGLDPEIRDTAKRVFDRLAEAEAKVHNMDKADVHLHEVSGIDSIVDIVGSVIGLTYLDVDAVYASPLSLGRGFVQCAHGRMPVPVPGTMELLKGLPIHQTDIPKELVTPTGAALITTLSQEFGAMPHMRLDRVGYGAGTRDLEQRPNLLRLCLGEKISSGGLQTTHHHAETDSVDIIETNVDDMSPEITGYVTSQLFEDGALDVFLTPIFMKKNRPATQITVLCPTTHRDKLIERLLTETTTFGVRFSSANRVKLRRNFIYVKTRWGTVRAKRGYLNDILIKTVPEYEDCKRLAEQNNVPLRQVYAQALSNLNPVDTVDRSET from the coding sequence GTGAAAATCGCGTATTTCGACTGTTTCTCAGGTATTAGCGGCGATATGACACTGGGTGCCCTCGTCGATGCTGGCGTTCCCCCCGAAATGCTTAGGGAGGGATTGTCTACGCTCAAACTCGATGCCGAGTTTAGTCTACACTTTGAAAAAGCAAAGAAACACAGCATTACCGGGACCAAAGCGATTGTGGAGGTGCACCCTGCACACACCTCACACGCAGATTCACACCATGAGCATGGGCATCACCACGAGCACGGACCCGCTCGTCATCTCTCCGATATTTTCAAATTGCTTGATGACAGCGGTTTAGACCCAGAAATTCGGGATACCGCCAAACGCGTCTTTGACAGGCTCGCCGAAGCAGAGGCGAAGGTTCACAACATGGACAAAGCCGACGTTCATCTCCACGAGGTGAGTGGCATCGATTCAATTGTGGACATCGTCGGTTCTGTCATCGGTTTGACCTATCTCGACGTTGACGCAGTTTACGCATCACCCCTTTCTCTCGGTAGGGGCTTTGTCCAATGCGCTCACGGACGCATGCCTGTTCCTGTCCCCGGCACAATGGAACTCCTAAAGGGTCTTCCGATTCATCAAACCGATATACCCAAAGAACTGGTAACGCCGACGGGTGCTGCACTCATTACAACATTATCGCAGGAATTCGGTGCCATGCCCCACATGCGATTGGATCGCGTCGGGTACGGTGCTGGCACTCGCGACCTTGAACAACGACCCAACCTCCTCCGCCTCTGTCTCGGTGAAAAGATTTCAAGTGGCGGTTTACAAACGACCCACCATCACGCCGAAACTGACAGCGTGGACATCATTGAGACCAATGTGGACGATATGTCGCCAGAGATTACGGGGTATGTCACCTCTCAGCTCTTTGAAGACGGCGCGCTTGATGTTTTTCTCACACCCATTTTCATGAAAAAGAACAGACCCGCCACACAGATAACAGTCCTCTGTCCTACGACCCATCGCGATAAACTCATCGAACGCTTGCTCACCGAAACCACGACCTTTGGCGTCAGATTCTCGTCTGCCAATCGGGTCAAACTACGGCGCAACTTCATCTACGTCAAGACGCGGTGGGGAACAGTTCGAGCGAAACGTGGGTATCTCAACGACATCCTTATTAAAACCGTTCCCGAATATGAAGATTGCAAACGGCTTGCGGAACAGAACAACGTCCCCCTCCGACAGGTCTATGCGCAGGCACTCAGTAACCTCAATCCTGTTGATACTGTAGATCGCTCTGAAACCTAA
- a CDS encoding RecQ family ATP-dependent DNA helicase: MSNLRDLLKEVDAILNSETDVSRVPTQDCESPADPLLVALDTYFGYTFFRKGQREIVEAILEGENVFAVFPTGHGKSLCYQLPALMLEGITIVISPLISLMKDQVDALREQGIHSVALINSTQTWEEYQRELARLRRNEIKLLYISPERLRSRRFLDILNAFPISLFVIDEAHCISQWGRDFRPAYLSLKDTIDVLQPRVIALFTATAPPEIQEDILNVLNIPTPRTLTQGIERPNLKLVVQQSEDDDEKYQHLERFLTDQDPNLLPIRLGNLKTSPKNGIIYAGRRRETEEVSDFLQRRGFRADFYHAGLEPNERTRVQEAFFDNSENGLDIVVATNAFGMGIDKPDIRYIVHWTLTGTLEEYCQEVGRAGRDEEDALCILLFCNDDRGLHEWFIKESAPDKQFLLKLLKVVENFRGSERYRTISNDELEWMSSAKGTKIHVCLSYLEKLGFLKRWYNVPSQLSVRFRGSWIGAGAPMEATQRELLGQLRGGKPKTILELCEAVGENPKEIMEGLAELQSEGYIQYWGQEDLLLIELLEDSQMLSTLTDEQIEVGDYVRRKQSQLNQMIVYALETTCRMRVIRNYFGESVDEGYRCGMCDLCQ, from the coding sequence ATGTCTAATTTGCGAGACTTGCTTAAAGAGGTAGATGCTATCCTCAACTCGGAAACCGATGTGTCAAGGGTTCCGACACAGGATTGTGAATCGCCAGCAGATCCCCTTTTGGTAGCACTCGATACCTACTTCGGTTACACTTTTTTCCGTAAAGGGCAACGCGAGATTGTTGAGGCAATCTTAGAGGGCGAAAACGTATTTGCTGTATTCCCAACAGGACACGGAAAGTCGTTGTGTTATCAACTTCCTGCGTTGATGCTTGAGGGCATAACGATCGTGATCTCACCTCTCATTTCACTGATGAAGGACCAGGTCGATGCCTTACGAGAGCAAGGGATTCATTCGGTTGCGCTCATAAACAGCACGCAGACCTGGGAAGAATACCAGCGTGAATTGGCGCGTCTGAGACGCAATGAAATAAAACTGCTCTACATCTCACCAGAACGCCTTCGGAGCCGACGGTTCTTGGACATCTTGAATGCGTTTCCCATCTCGCTATTCGTCATTGATGAGGCGCATTGTATCTCACAATGGGGACGCGATTTCCGTCCTGCCTATCTATCGCTCAAAGATACGATTGACGTTCTCCAACCGCGCGTTATCGCACTTTTCACCGCAACAGCACCCCCAGAGATTCAAGAAGATATCCTCAACGTGTTGAACATACCAACACCGCGCACCCTTACACAAGGGATCGAGCGCCCCAATTTGAAATTGGTCGTCCAACAGAGTGAAGATGACGATGAAAAGTATCAACACCTCGAAAGGTTTCTCACCGATCAGGACCCAAATCTTCTGCCAATTCGTCTGGGGAATCTGAAGACTTCACCGAAAAATGGGATCATCTATGCGGGACGCCGGCGAGAGACTGAGGAGGTCTCGGACTTTCTTCAAAGACGCGGATTTCGGGCAGATTTCTATCACGCTGGACTTGAACCTAACGAACGCACCCGCGTGCAAGAAGCCTTTTTTGATAATAGTGAGAACGGATTAGATATCGTTGTTGCCACAAACGCCTTCGGTATGGGTATAGACAAACCGGATATCCGATACATCGTGCATTGGACGCTTACTGGCACGCTTGAGGAGTATTGTCAAGAAGTGGGTAGGGCGGGTAGAGATGAAGAGGATGCCCTCTGTATCCTACTTTTTTGTAACGATGACCGCGGGTTACACGAGTGGTTTATCAAAGAGAGCGCACCGGATAAGCAGTTTTTGCTTAAACTTTTAAAGGTTGTTGAAAATTTCAGAGGGAGCGAAAGGTATCGCACAATTTCTAACGATGAATTGGAGTGGATGAGCAGTGCTAAAGGGACAAAAATCCACGTCTGCCTCAGTTATCTGGAAAAACTCGGATTTTTGAAGCGGTGGTATAACGTGCCGTCTCAGCTTTCTGTGAGATTTCGCGGATCTTGGATTGGCGCAGGCGCACCAATGGAAGCAACCCAGCGTGAATTACTCGGTCAATTGCGGGGTGGAAAACCAAAGACGATTTTAGAACTCTGTGAAGCCGTTGGAGAAAACCCGAAGGAGATCATGGAAGGCCTTGCCGAGTTGCAAAGCGAGGGTTATATCCAGTACTGGGGGCAGGAAGATTTGCTCCTCATTGAACTCCTTGAGGACAGTCAAATGCTCAGCACACTGACAGATGAACAGATTGAGGTCGGCGACTATGTTCGCCGAAAACAGAGCCAACTCAATCAGATGATCGTTTATGCGTTAGAGACGACCTGCCGAATGCGTGTGATTCGAAATTATTTCGGTGAATCTGTTGACGAAGGTTACCGGTGTGGGATGTGCGATTTGTGTCAATAG
- a CDS encoding sigma-70 family RNA polymerase sigma factor, producing the protein MRDYYPAYAIESELFAEDEEREENPTESPRDETFAYLQKIAKTPLLEPEQETTLFEKYREGFQAFTNLLNQFPDWMIASLNIAENPTSDKNRKLEPPQSEHGFIIDQVRAEIQALGVLLEKLEAKANLLEQTRWKIFEENLYLLQKYVDPTASPELMQVGGLGLLKAIDDSGTKRGTEFRTYARKAIRSNISTFNKKTTKVRQRQTEFPLAEAHRIPELSRIAAACFDKEQESLAFQEFDVIRHEVETLLEELPADMLGGRMMTCKPHTLRFVLEDIRREFAHVRWLAEQLEAADQVTHGTKLKIVEANLRLVASIAKQHHFSKTSLTFLDLMQEGSLGLMRAVDKFDHTLRFRFSTYATWWIMQSIKRALDQQGQMIRVPCYIGEARRAIKQAQSDLTAQLGREPTTTEIAKEVELTEKKVSEIFNATKDPVPLDAPINEDSPDGSFSELIPDQSQITPENYLLDYAKIEVITEVLNRTLNPRETQVIILRYGLMDGTEYTLADIGNKLRISRERVRQIEVEAIAKLKRHDSKTLLQDLLQDF; encoded by the coding sequence ATGAGAGACTATTACCCGGCATACGCAATAGAATCTGAACTTTTTGCAGAGGATGAAGAGAGGGAAGAAAACCCTACAGAATCACCAAGGGATGAGACCTTTGCGTACCTACAGAAAATTGCAAAGACCCCTTTGTTGGAACCTGAGCAAGAAACCACACTCTTTGAAAAATACCGAGAAGGTTTCCAGGCGTTTACCAACCTGCTAAATCAATTCCCAGATTGGATGATAGCCTCGCTTAACATTGCTGAGAACCCTACTTCAGACAAAAACCGAAAATTAGAACCCCCACAATCAGAACACGGATTCATTATAGACCAAGTCCGCGCCGAAATCCAAGCACTTGGGGTCCTATTGGAAAAATTAGAGGCGAAGGCAAATTTATTGGAACAAACACGCTGGAAAATCTTTGAAGAAAACTTATATCTCCTACAAAAATATGTTGACCCTACTGCATCCCCCGAATTGATGCAGGTCGGAGGCCTCGGACTCTTGAAAGCTATTGACGATAGCGGCACAAAGCGGGGCACGGAATTTCGGACATACGCTCGCAAAGCGATTCGCAGCAACATCAGTACCTTTAACAAAAAAACTACGAAAGTGCGGCAACGACAGACCGAGTTCCCTTTGGCAGAAGCACATCGGATCCCTGAACTCTCTCGTATCGCAGCAGCATGTTTTGACAAAGAACAGGAGTCCTTGGCTTTTCAAGAATTCGACGTTATCCGCCACGAAGTCGAAACACTCTTGGAGGAATTACCTGCCGATATGTTAGGCGGACGGATGATGACCTGCAAGCCACATACACTCCGGTTTGTACTTGAGGACATCCGAAGGGAATTTGCACATGTCAGGTGGTTGGCGGAACAATTGGAAGCAGCCGACCAAGTCACACACGGAACGAAACTAAAAATTGTCGAAGCAAATCTGCGACTTGTCGCCAGTATTGCCAAACAACATCATTTTAGTAAAACATCCTTAACCTTCCTTGATTTGATGCAGGAAGGCAGCCTCGGATTGATGCGAGCCGTAGATAAGTTCGACCACACCCTCCGATTCCGATTCAGCACTTACGCCACTTGGTGGATTATGCAATCCATCAAACGCGCCCTCGATCAGCAAGGACAGATGATCCGGGTTCCCTGCTATATCGGCGAAGCCCGTCGCGCCATTAAGCAGGCACAATCAGATCTGACAGCCCAACTCGGACGTGAACCGACTACGACTGAAATTGCAAAAGAGGTCGAACTTACAGAAAAAAAGGTTTCCGAAATTTTCAACGCCACAAAGGATCCGGTTCCGCTCGATGCACCGATCAATGAAGACTCCCCGGACGGTTCGTTTTCCGAACTGATTCCGGATCAATCTCAAATTACACCTGAAAATTACTTGCTCGATTATGCAAAAATCGAGGTTATTACGGAGGTTCTCAACCGAACGCTCAATCCTCGTGAGACACAGGTGATTATTCTGCGATACGGTTTAATGGACGGTACCGAGTATACCTTAGCCGACATCGGAAACAAACTTCGGATTAGTCGTGAACGTGTCCGGCAGATAGAGGTTGAAGCCATTGCTAAGCTCAAACGACACGACTCAAAAACACTGCTCCAAGACTTACTTCAAGATTTCTAA
- a CDS encoding ABC transporter ATP-binding protein, with protein sequence MDKKTFTKNPIFTRFVRYHAPYTGSLLLAMAFALVIAMCELGAVQILADTINTLEIVGGNPFDETVSIRYFQRERLFAFEGFEILLVDAGDALKAFLWLLGGLLILVFIKGFFVYGNDYVMARVGHKLSFRLRNALYERMVSAPLGILREERTGDLMARVTDDVRVWQNLVAAMANIIRAVVLVSVFVSVMLITSFKLTLFVLLILPFLAYFITSIGARIRGASIEIQQQSANIYSQLKETLAGIKIIKSFTSEHAETKRFRAINWDQYCSAIRRARFAALLPPTIEWLGALGVATVFGLGCWQVIIGQLSTGWFIGYVTMVSWMFKPIKTIGSVNSALQQCLVSAERIFYLLDFGPEMPQENDERQYNLRPKSTEARHHDNRDRGTLEEDTAGGIQLQNIHGTVTFQNVSFSYPQPLTTNSGNPHPRSKPVIDNITFGAKSGEVVALVGPSGSGKTTLLNLLLRFYEVSSGRILIDNVSISEVNLEVLRQNIALVPQDTFLFDGTILENIGYGCPGATEEAIIAAAKKANAHEFITKTSQGYKTPIGEAGMKLSGGEQQRLSIARALLKDAPILILDEATSSLDTHSEALIQKSLVNLMEGRTSFIIAHRLSTVVRADKILVIKDGEILETGTHETLLASGGLYQKLCEMQLS encoded by the coding sequence ATGGATAAAAAAACTTTCACAAAAAACCCAATCTTTACTCGATTCGTCCGGTATCACGCCCCCTACACCGGTTCCCTTCTCTTGGCAATGGCTTTCGCCTTGGTAATTGCTATGTGTGAATTAGGGGCTGTTCAGATTTTAGCCGATACAATTAATACACTTGAAATTGTCGGTGGAAACCCATTCGACGAGACTGTATCCATCCGATACTTTCAGCGCGAACGTCTGTTTGCTTTTGAAGGGTTCGAGATATTATTGGTAGATGCCGGTGATGCTCTCAAAGCCTTCCTATGGCTTCTCGGTGGGTTGCTTATCCTTGTATTCATCAAGGGGTTCTTCGTTTACGGTAACGATTACGTGATGGCGCGGGTCGGACACAAACTATCCTTCCGACTGCGGAACGCCCTTTATGAACGTATGGTCTCTGCCCCTTTAGGCATCTTACGTGAAGAACGCACTGGCGATCTCATGGCACGCGTCACAGACGATGTCCGGGTGTGGCAAAATCTCGTCGCCGCGATGGCGAACATCATCCGCGCTGTCGTTCTTGTGAGTGTCTTTGTCTCTGTGATGCTGATCACAAGTTTCAAACTCACCCTGTTCGTCCTGCTTATTCTCCCATTTCTTGCTTACTTCATCACATCTATCGGTGCCCGAATTCGGGGTGCCAGCATAGAAATTCAGCAGCAGAGTGCAAATATCTATTCGCAACTCAAAGAGACACTTGCTGGTATCAAAATCATCAAAAGTTTTACCTCTGAACACGCTGAAACCAAACGCTTCCGAGCCATCAACTGGGATCAGTACTGCTCAGCGATCCGACGCGCCCGTTTCGCCGCACTTCTCCCACCAACGATCGAATGGTTGGGTGCCCTCGGTGTGGCAACTGTTTTCGGGTTGGGCTGCTGGCAGGTCATTATAGGACAACTCTCCACAGGATGGTTTATCGGCTATGTTACAATGGTCAGCTGGATGTTCAAGCCCATTAAAACCATTGGCAGCGTCAATAGTGCCTTACAACAGTGCCTTGTCTCTGCAGAACGGATCTTTTATCTCCTCGACTTCGGACCAGAGATGCCTCAAGAGAACGACGAACGTCAGTATAATCTCCGTCCGAAATCTACGGAGGCACGCCATCATGATAATCGTGATCGCGGAACCCTCGAAGAGGATACAGCAGGCGGAATTCAACTGCAAAATATCCACGGCACTGTCACATTTCAGAACGTCTCTTTTTCCTATCCCCAACCTTTAACAACAAATTCGGGAAATCCCCACCCAAGATCGAAACCCGTCATTGACAACATAACCTTTGGAGCGAAGTCGGGAGAGGTTGTAGCACTTGTCGGACCGAGTGGCAGTGGAAAGACAACGCTCCTTAACCTACTGTTACGGTTTTATGAGGTGAGTTCCGGGAGAATCCTGATTGACAATGTCTCTATTTCCGAAGTAAATTTGGAAGTCTTGCGACAAAATATCGCGCTTGTTCCACAGGACACCTTTCTATTTGATGGCACGATTTTGGAGAACATCGGCTACGGATGCCCAGGTGCCACTGAGGAGGCGATTATTGCTGCAGCGAAAAAGGCAAACGCTCACGAGTTTATTACGAAAACCTCGCAAGGTTATAAGACCCCTATAGGTGAAGCGGGTATGAAACTCTCAGGAGGGGAACAGCAACGCTTGTCTATCGCCCGTGCCCTCTTAAAAGATGCACCGATTCTCATCTTAGATGAAGCCACATCTTCATTGGATACACACTCTGAAGCACTCATCCAAAAATCGTTGGTAAACCTGATGGAGGGGAGAACCAGTTTTATTATTGCGCACAGGCTTTCAACCGTGGTTCGGGCTGACAAAATTCTGGTTATCAAGGATGGGGAAATTCTGGAGACTGGAACACACGAAACATTGTTAGCAAGCGGAGGGTTGTATCAAAAACTCTGTGAAATGCAGCTCAGCTAA